The proteins below are encoded in one region of Lactuca sativa cultivar Salinas chromosome 3, Lsat_Salinas_v11, whole genome shotgun sequence:
- the LOC128132896 gene encoding uncharacterized protein LOC128132896, which translates to MHSDNKLPTVELIDPIISAEIPDRIEDPELYSLVNEFMVHGPCGAENMNCPCMVDKKCSKNFPKQFSNHSSVDQNGFPLYRRRNDGHFVEKSGVRLDNRNVVPYNKYLLKRYQAHINIEWCNQGSSIKYLFKYINKGPDRATVAVIPTNNECENNDAVDEIAEYYDCRYLSACEASWRIFSYDVHCRYPSVVRLPFHLPNQQQIVYGEDDDIDDVLDKPSVAASKFTAWMECNAIDSEARKLTYVEFPTKFVWILNGRFWKRRKVGKAIGRIHSVSPKLGEAYFLRFLLNKVKGPTSFDDIRTVNGQTHSSFRDACYKLGLLDDDKEYIDAIKEASHFGSVCQKQRSFGKIHGNIWQMEFYIDNDKDLSLQNCHSE; encoded by the exons ATGCATTCTGACAACAAGCTACCAACTGTTGAACTTATCGATCCGATAATTTCAGCAGAGATACCAGACAGAATCGAAGATCCTGAATTGTATTCACTTGTAAATGAGTTTATGGTTCATGGTCCATGTGGAGCTGAAAATATGAATTGTCCATGCATGGTGGATAAAAAGTGCTCTAAAAACTTTCCAAAACAATTCAGTAATCATTCGTCTGTAGATCAGAATGGTTTTCCGTTATATAGGCGAAGAAACGATGGTCATTTTGTAGAAAAATCAGGTGTAAGGTTGGATAATAGAAATGTTGTTCCATACAACAAATATCTATTGAAAAGATATCAGGCACATATTAATATTGAATGGTGCAATCAGGGATCTTCTATAAAGTATTtgtttaaatacataaataagggtCCTGATAGAGCTACAGTTGCTGTTATACCAACTAACAATGAATGTGAAAATAATGATGCGGTCGATGAAATAGCTGAATATTATGATTGTAGATATTTATCAGCATGTGAAGCATCATGGCGAATTTTTTCATATGATGTTCATTGCAGATATCCTTCTGTTGTCAGACTGCCTTTTCATCTTCCTAATCAACAACAGATTGTATATGGTGAAGACGATGATATTGATGATGTTCTTGACAAACCTTCTGTTGCGGCTTCAAAGTTCACAGCTTGGATGGAATGTAATGCAATCGACAGTGAAGCACGAAAACTCACATATGTTGAATTCCCTACAAAGTTTGTTTGGATATTAAATGGTCGGTTTTGGAAGCGAAGGAAAGTAGGAAAAGCCATCGGTAGAATTCATTCTGTTTCACCTAAACTAGGTGAGGCATATTTCTTAAgatttcttttaaataaagtaAAAGGACCAACATCATTTGATGATATTCGCACGGTAAATGGTCAAACACATTCTTCTTTTAGAGATGCTTGTTATAAACTCGGGTTATTAGATGATGACAAGGAATACATTGATGCAATTAAAGAAGCAAGTCATTTTGGATCTG TATGTCAAAAGCAGAGGTCGTTTGGGAAAATACATGGGAATATTTGGCAGATGGAATTCTATATAGACAACGACAAAGATTTAAGTCTGCAG AATTGTCACTCGGAGTAG